The proteins below come from a single Oscillospiraceae bacterium genomic window:
- a CDS encoding winged helix-turn-helix domain-containing protein: MELLLRSAGTPITRSVIFNRIWGPDAEVTDAVIDTYIHLVRQRLIHLHSKVKIINSRGTGYQLQYEAEE; the protein is encoded by the coding sequence ATGGAACTCCTTTTGCGAAGCGCGGGCACTCCCATTACAAGAAGTGTTATTTTCAATCGGATTTGGGGGCCGGATGCAGAGGTGACGGATGCGGTGATCGACACCTATATCCATTTGGTTCGGCAGCGGCTGATACATCTGCATTCAAAAGTTAAAATCATAAACAGCCGGGGGACCGGCTACCAGTTGCAATATGAAGCAGAAGAATAG
- a CDS encoding response regulator has product MKILLVEDHDALRHNIEAVLKSEGYTVVSCADGIDAEFQIVNNSSDLILLDRMLPGQDGLTITRKARAQGITTPILMLTALDSLGDKVSGLDAGADDYIVKPFAMEELLARLRIWSRRSVPLEDPSQLDFGDLCYRQEFGCSKGRKERKSCRSGWHS; this is encoded by the coding sequence ATGAAAATTCTTTTGGTAGAAGATCATGATGCTTTGCGGCACAATATCGAGGCTGTTCTGAAAAGCGAAGGATATACGGTGGTTTCTTGCGCTGACGGAATAGATGCCGAATTTCAAATTGTGAACAATAGCAGTGATCTGATCCTGCTGGATCGGATGCTGCCTGGCCAGGACGGTCTGACCATAACTCGAAAGGCGCGGGCGCAGGGCATTACGACGCCTATTCTGATGCTTACTGCGTTGGACAGTCTTGGGGATAAAGTCAGCGGGCTGGACGCAGGAGCCGATGATTATATCGTAAAACCATTTGCCATGGAAGAATTGCTGGCTCGTTTGCGGATCTGGTCGCGGCGGTCGGTCCCCCTGGAAGATCCAAGTCAATTGGATTTTGGCGATCTTTGCTACCGCCAGGAGTTCGGTTGCTCAAAGGGCCGGAAGGAGAGGAAATCCTGCCGAAGCGGTTGGCACAGTTGA
- a CDS encoding sugar ABC transporter permease: MRNNDRRLRSRHTTASQENRAAWLFLLPSLIGVLLFVLLPFVETIRRSMFDTMGSTWVGFSNYDSVLQNDAFQLAVANTARFLGICLPLLLSGSLILALVLHSRPLRETKAARVFKTTFLLPIAIPVASIVLLWQTLFSRQGLCNGWLTWLGAQPVDFMGTGAAFWVLTATYLWKNCGYTQVLWATGLEAIPADQYEAARVDGAGPWQQFCHITWPALQPTLVLTLILSLLNAFKVFREAYLVAGRYPQQSIYLLQHLFNNWFLSLDLPRLAAAAILVALVLLAGILALLKWWDHCAKEE; this comes from the coding sequence ATGCGGAACAACGATAGGCGTTTGCGAAGCCGGCACACGACCGCCTCTCAAGAGAACCGGGCTGCGTGGTTGTTCCTGCTTCCAAGTTTGATCGGGGTTCTTTTGTTCGTTTTGCTACCATTTGTCGAGACGATTCGGCGCAGCATGTTCGACACGATGGGAAGTACGTGGGTAGGTTTTTCCAATTATGATTCTGTTTTACAGAATGACGCTTTCCAGCTGGCCGTAGCCAACACCGCTCGTTTCCTGGGTATTTGCCTGCCCCTTCTTCTATCCGGGAGTCTGATTCTTGCCCTGGTCCTTCACAGCCGCCCCTTGCGAGAAACAAAGGCCGCGCGCGTTTTTAAGACCACCTTTCTGCTTCCTATTGCTATCCCTGTAGCCAGTATAGTTCTTCTTTGGCAAACACTTTTTTCCCGCCAGGGGTTATGCAATGGCTGGTTGACATGGCTGGGTGCGCAGCCTGTCGACTTTATGGGGACGGGAGCGGCATTTTGGGTCTTAACAGCGACCTATCTGTGGAAAAACTGTGGTTACACACAGGTTCTTTGGGCGACCGGCTTAGAAGCTATCCCTGCAGATCAGTATGAGGCGGCCCGTGTGGATGGCGCAGGCCCTTGGCAGCAGTTTTGCCACATTACTTGGCCTGCACTTCAGCCTACTCTGGTGCTGACCCTGATTTTAAGTTTGCTCAATGCGTTCAAGGTCTTTCGCGAGGCGTATCTGGTAGCTGGGCGTTATCCACAACAGAGCATTTATTTGCTTCAGCATCTATTTAATAACTGGTTTTTGAGTTTGGACTTGCCACGCTTGGCGGCGGCCGCCATATTGGTGGCATTGGTACTGTTGGCTGGAATTCTGGCCTTGTTGAAATGGTGGGATCACTGTGCAAAAGAAGAATAA
- a CDS encoding carbohydrate ABC transporter permease, protein MQKKNKAKRGHWIWVCLIPAALLVWWPLWFLCTGALMPEEELELTVGPALGLHNGFASWHILPTWPTLEPLLTLLLDTPQFFVMFWNSMEQSVTQVAGQLLVGAPAAWAISRLRFHGRGAVRGLYIVLMLLPFQVTMVPSYLVLRQFGLLDTPWAVILPGIFSTFPVFIMERGFDAIPREVLESAAIDGANHWHRFWNIGIPLGVPGIISALTLGFLDAWNAIEQPITFLKSPQYWPLSLYLTNLDTEQLGLSMAASLLMLAPSVLVFRFGQTYLETGLAAGAVKG, encoded by the coding sequence GTGCAAAAGAAGAATAAAGCCAAACGAGGTCACTGGATTTGGGTTTGCCTGATCCCGGCCGCGCTGCTGGTATGGTGGCCGCTTTGGTTTCTCTGCACCGGTGCTCTGATGCCGGAAGAGGAGTTGGAGCTGACGGTAGGCCCTGCGCTGGGGCTGCACAATGGCTTCGCTTCCTGGCATATTCTGCCGACCTGGCCCACTTTGGAACCTTTGCTGACGCTCTTGTTGGATACACCGCAGTTTTTTGTGATGTTCTGGAACAGTATGGAGCAATCCGTCACTCAAGTGGCAGGCCAGTTATTGGTAGGCGCACCGGCTGCGTGGGCCATCAGCAGACTGCGTTTCCACGGCCGAGGGGCGGTTCGCGGTTTGTATATCGTTTTAATGCTATTGCCTTTCCAGGTCACAATGGTTCCCAGTTATCTGGTTCTACGTCAATTCGGTCTATTGGATACCCCCTGGGCTGTCATTTTGCCCGGTATCTTCTCAACTTTTCCGGTTTTCATTATGGAGCGCGGCTTTGACGCAATACCGAGAGAAGTATTGGAGTCCGCAGCTATAGACGGAGCTAACCATTGGCACCGCTTTTGGAACATCGGTATCCCGCTTGGTGTACCTGGGATCATTTCTGCACTGACCCTGGGATTCCTTGATGCCTGGAATGCTATTGAACAACCCATAACCTTTTTGAAATCCCCACAATATTGGCCCTTGTCCCTCTATCTCACCAATCTTGACACTGAACAATTAGGTTTATCAATGGCGGCCAGTTTATTGATGCTGGCTCCTTCTGTACTGGTTTTCCGCTTTGGGCAAACCTACCTTGAAACCGGTCTCGCTGCAGGGGCTGTGAAAGGATGA
- a CDS encoding HlyD family secretion protein, translating into MTNLEIIHKLKRRLHAISENSTNQSRAGIDFLRFLGVMLILTLLVRGTAAATTPVVTVTNPYQGTVSQSFILSGELSPGAGTPLTLPEGLLIEQVLVQPGDSVTQGQTLAVLSVDDIDTAIDQLQASLEQHQVQADQLTNADVADSFAWQQAQQQLDRAYSNYQQIVTENEQAIASAQEALDSARKALSEVEGREPQRPFEDSYWEMATPEQTETEQKYSDWRNELSNAQAAVQQAQNDLESAQQTAESEQENALAAAQSAEDSRNSAQHSYEKEAADLAESNRSDLASAEVLLTQIRQEKQKLADLTALKDASGNFSAPADGIITAISLVPGETSSAVAGLLAAGEQSYTLITPVTSAQSTLIQSGCTISVKQGQTTGSAALESIESDMAQFTVSGSQWKVGTATITVTTTSGESGLCLPATAVNSDNTGDFVYLVETKNTVLGAQNVLIRLPVTIDERGDGVVRVSGALDGKEQIVSASSKPLSAGAQVRIDA; encoded by the coding sequence ATGACGAATTTGGAAATCATACATAAACTAAAACGGCGCCTTCACGCCATCTCCGAAAACAGTACGAATCAGTCACGTGCGGGCATTGATTTTCTTCGTTTTCTGGGTGTCATGCTCATTTTGACGCTGCTTGTACGTGGAACAGCAGCAGCCACGACCCCTGTTGTCACTGTGACCAACCCTTATCAGGGAACCGTCAGCCAGAGTTTCATTTTGTCAGGGGAGCTCTCTCCCGGAGCAGGTACCCCCTTGACTCTTCCGGAAGGGCTGCTCATAGAACAGGTCCTTGTCCAGCCAGGCGATTCGGTCACGCAGGGGCAAACACTGGCCGTCCTTTCGGTAGACGATATTGATACTGCGATCGACCAGCTCCAAGCTTCTTTGGAGCAGCACCAGGTGCAGGCTGACCAGCTTACGAATGCAGACGTTGCCGATTCGTTCGCATGGCAGCAGGCACAACAACAGTTAGACCGTGCCTATTCCAATTATCAGCAAATAGTTACCGAAAACGAACAGGCTATCGCCAGTGCCCAGGAAGCCTTAGACAGCGCCCGCAAGGCATTGAGTGAAGTGGAAGGCCGTGAGCCGCAGCGGCCTTTTGAAGATTCATACTGGGAAATGGCCACTCCGGAACAGACTGAAACAGAGCAAAAGTACTCCGATTGGAGAAACGAATTGAGTAATGCACAGGCTGCGGTCCAACAGGCACAAAACGATTTAGAAAGCGCTCAGCAAACGGCAGAAAGCGAACAGGAAAATGCACTGGCTGCCGCCCAAAGTGCAGAGGACTCCCGCAACAGTGCCCAGCACAGTTACGAAAAAGAGGCGGCCGATTTAGCGGAATCCAACCGTTCCGATCTCGCCAGCGCCGAAGTGCTTTTGACTCAGATCCGTCAAGAAAAACAAAAACTTGCAGATCTGACTGCGCTAAAGGATGCTTCGGGCAACTTTTCTGCTCCAGCAGATGGAATCATTACCGCGATTTCCTTAGTACCCGGAGAAACCAGTTCCGCAGTTGCAGGTCTGCTTGCCGCTGGTGAGCAAAGTTATACCCTTATTACCCCTGTTACCTCTGCGCAAAGTACCTTGATACAGTCGGGGTGCACTATTTCGGTAAAACAGGGTCAGACCACAGGGAGCGCCGCTTTGGAAAGTATCGAATCGGATATGGCGCAGTTCACGGTATCGGGGTCACAATGGAAAGTCGGAACTGCTACCATTACAGTCACTACCACGAGTGGCGAAAGTGGGCTTTGCCTGCCGGCTACCGCAGTCAACAGCGATAATACAGGAGACTTTGTTTATCTTGTAGAAACGAAAAACACCGTGCTGGGGGCACAGAACGTTTTGATACGTCTCCCTGTCACCATCGATGAACGCGGGGATGGGGTCGTACGCGTTTCTGGTGCGCTGGATGGAAAGGAACAGATCGTCAGTGCCAGTAGTAAACCACTTTCTGCCGGAGCGCAGGTGCGGATCGATGCGTAA
- a CDS encoding M23 family metallopeptidase: MTPGSDASLADGRLQWPLPVPGTITSPQGYRTDPITGEVSYHSGTDIAVPEGTPILAAADGTVTIANGLDSWGGSYGYHVKLDHGGGLTTLYAHCSSICVTVGQQVKAGQVIAYVGHTGRAMGPHLHFEVHG, encoded by the coding sequence ATGACACCGGGCAGCGATGCGTCGCTGGCGGATGGACGCCTCCAGTGGCCGCTGCCGGTGCCGGGCACAATCACATCCCCTCAAGGATACCGTACCGACCCGATTACCGGCGAAGTCAGCTACCACAGCGGTACCGACATCGCGGTGCCAGAGGGCACGCCGATCCTTGCGGCTGCCGACGGCACAGTGACCATCGCCAACGGGCTGGACAGTTGGGGCGGCAGTTACGGTTACCACGTCAAGCTGGACCACGGCGGCGGGCTGACTACTCTGTACGCGCACTGCTCCAGCATCTGTGTCACGGTGGGCCAGCAGGTCAAAGCCGGGCAGGTCATTGCCTATGTGGGGCATACCGGCCGCGCAATGGGACCGCATCTGCATTTCGAGGTGCATGGGTGA
- a CDS encoding M23 family metallopeptidase encodes MGYENGKIYWIVPQNNTGIALSVYGNTQVSQNRNVIVWSKQDVLDQLWRVDIDNGFARIKSAINYDYALNIWLGSSNYGNCDIHTWSDNKNDSKINFKTIDASRNLYLIQCYRNDADNNLYLTAESTASGANVKWAARNTGANQVWQLIEKTNAGGNTGTGGGLGPYGKYVYPTYCKKLSDDFRLKATDTERQHLGIDIRDKHADHGVYAFADGVVSFVQDANHPDSGTNMWTMGNCIAINHSNPTTNMSGQYARTLYMHLLSAPTLTPGQQVKKGDRIGTIGNTGKSTGPHLHFGLFVGNDARMAPGVKGWTSISLLPVVDPINALPFYHVDRS; translated from the coding sequence ATGGGCTATGAAAATGGCAAAATCTATTGGATTGTCCCCCAAAACAATACCGGTATTGCTTTAAGCGTTTATGGCAATACGCAGGTTTCTCAGAATCGAAATGTGATTGTGTGGAGCAAGCAGGATGTTCTTGACCAGCTTTGGCGAGTCGATATCGACAACGGCTTTGCCCGAATCAAAAGCGCAATCAATTATGATTACGCTTTGAATATCTGGCTGGGGTCTTCTAACTATGGTAACTGTGATATCCATACTTGGAGCGACAATAAGAATGATTCTAAAATTAATTTTAAGACGATTGATGCAAGCCGAAACCTCTATCTAATCCAGTGCTACCGCAATGATGCGGATAATAACCTGTACCTGACGGCAGAAAGTACTGCAAGCGGCGCAAATGTCAAGTGGGCCGCGCGCAATACCGGTGCAAATCAGGTATGGCAGCTAATCGAGAAAACCAATGCGGGTGGCAACACTGGTACAGGCGGTGGCCTCGGCCCCTATGGCAAATATGTATATCCCACGTACTGTAAGAAACTTTCTGATGATTTCCGACTCAAGGCAACCGACACTGAACGACAGCATCTGGGAATTGATATCCGCGATAAGCATGCAGACCATGGTGTCTATGCATTTGCGGATGGCGTAGTTTCTTTTGTTCAAGATGCAAATCATCCGGACTCCGGTACTAATATGTGGACTATGGGCAACTGCATTGCTATTAATCATAGCAATCCTACCACGAATATGTCGGGCCAATATGCGCGTACCCTTTATATGCATTTGCTTTCGGCTCCAACTTTAACTCCCGGCCAGCAGGTGAAGAAAGGCGATCGCATCGGTACGATTGGAAACACGGGAAAGTCTACCGGTCCGCACCTGCATTTCGGCCTATTTGTAGGTAACGATGCTCGAATGGCTCCCGGTGTGAAAGGCTGGACTTCAATTAGTCTTTTGCCGGTGGTAGACCCCATCAATGCATTGCCGTTTTATCATGTTGATAGGTCTTGA
- a CDS encoding M23 family metallopeptidase, producing the protein MAFQYNHYYEIYNGGKYVNLNGDHENNVVNNGEKVTMYARTNNPDQRWALERYGSDNQVRIVLQRGGGWYALNYNTENTNCIVWHLNSAADKDTVITLEPAVSFGGVYRLKLAQRNLYLTVVGSSLKWMAFTNNNDQIFSFVEPGANPGSATGNGLSLRCPVSYSGISTKFVDGGHRGVDYIASKGTPVYAATSGRVIRVYSWQGSTNEAAVDSIGNAVFLEHFDSKGNTCGMTCYYHLREAPTSLISADQYVAEGDLIGYVGNTGKVVAINGDGSHLHFEVKTGTYFNNSTVQELYHSGIWVNPLNYITH; encoded by the coding sequence ATGGCTTTTCAGTACAATCACTACTATGAAATCTATAATGGCGGCAAGTACGTAAACCTGAATGGTGACCACGAAAATAATGTGGTCAACAACGGTGAAAAAGTCACCATGTATGCCCGCACGAACAATCCCGACCAGCGTTGGGCACTCGAACGCTATGGCAGTGATAACCAGGTGCGAATTGTTCTTCAGCGCGGTGGCGGTTGGTATGCCCTGAATTACAACACCGAAAATACCAATTGTATCGTTTGGCACCTGAACTCCGCTGCGGACAAGGATACCGTTATTACGCTGGAACCGGCTGTAAGTTTCGGTGGCGTATATCGTCTGAAACTGGCACAGCGTAATCTGTACCTTACTGTTGTGGGATCTTCTCTGAAGTGGATGGCTTTTACTAACAATAATGATCAGATTTTCTCTTTCGTGGAACCTGGTGCCAATCCCGGCAGTGCAACTGGCAACGGTCTCTCGCTGCGATGCCCTGTTTCTTATTCCGGAATTAGTACGAAGTTTGTTGATGGTGGGCACCGCGGGGTAGACTATATTGCAAGTAAGGGTACTCCTGTTTATGCAGCAACAAGTGGGCGCGTAATTCGCGTCTATAGCTGGCAGGGATCCACAAACGAAGCTGCCGTTGACTCTATCGGCAATGCTGTTTTTCTGGAACATTTTGATAGCAAGGGTAACACTTGCGGAATGACCTGTTACTACCATCTGCGCGAGGCGCCTACTAGCTTGATTTCTGCCGACCAATATGTGGCGGAAGGCGATCTGATTGGCTATGTTGGCAATACTGGTAAAGTTGTTGCTATCAATGGCGATGGATCTCATCTTCATTTTGAGGTTAAAACGGGGACTTATTTCAACAACTCGACTGTTCAAGAACTGTATCATTCTGGTATTTGGGTGAACCCGCTCAATTATATTACGCACTAA
- a CDS encoding M23 family metallopeptidase, translated as MYTFERFYYFRPYRGKSNYWLNRYGEGAISSHQKATLYTATGAADQRLQVHKVDGGCQLISALSTDFKDETKMFGLNIYGSKAGSVCDFFPVYNNFDDALIDLLTVDAANSLYRIKLIKHNLYLTPASNANNAGLTWETASNADNQVWQLCASQSSGGSSGGDSTNSGGGVGPYGDYVYPTVSRKYSRTYSYSHPAMDIRDIAQDHNVYAIADGIVAYTQNSSGSWKPGTTSHDNTMESMGNCIAINHVNPFNGHSDNRSGAYARSIYMHMAENPTVRPGDTVKKGQIIGTIGTTGVSSANHLHFSISVGNGSSLAPGQTGWIQIKFLPDFNPVYAFPEYSL; from the coding sequence ATGTATACTTTTGAAAGATTTTACTATTTTCGCCCGTATCGAGGCAAAAGCAATTATTGGTTGAATCGCTATGGTGAGGGTGCTATCTCTAGCCATCAGAAAGCCACGCTTTATACGGCAACGGGGGCTGCGGATCAGCGACTTCAAGTTCACAAAGTCGATGGTGGGTGTCAGCTGATTTCGGCTCTTTCGACGGATTTTAAAGATGAGACGAAGATGTTTGGCTTGAACATCTATGGTAGTAAAGCAGGCAGCGTTTGCGATTTCTTCCCTGTGTATAACAATTTCGATGACGCGCTGATTGATTTGCTAACTGTTGATGCTGCCAATAGCCTGTATCGCATCAAACTAATCAAGCACAATCTTTATCTGACTCCGGCATCTAACGCGAACAATGCAGGGCTGACTTGGGAAACGGCATCTAACGCCGATAACCAGGTGTGGCAGCTTTGTGCATCACAGTCCAGCGGTGGTTCCAGTGGTGGCGATTCTACCAATAGTGGCGGTGGTGTAGGCCCGTACGGTGACTATGTTTATCCGACCGTTTCTCGGAAATATAGCAGAACGTATTCGTATTCTCACCCCGCAATGGATATTCGTGATATTGCCCAGGATCATAATGTATATGCAATTGCAGATGGTATCGTTGCATATACACAAAATTCCTCTGGCAGTTGGAAGCCGGGCACTACTAGTCACGATAACACAATGGAATCCATGGGCAACTGCATCGCAATCAATCACGTGAATCCATTTAATGGTCATTCTGACAATCGTTCTGGTGCATACGCAAGATCTATTTATATGCATATGGCAGAAAACCCGACTGTACGCCCCGGTGATACTGTTAAGAAAGGACAGATCATTGGCACCATTGGAACAACTGGTGTTTCTAGCGCAAATCATTTGCATTTTAGCATCAGTGTTGGCAACGGGAGCTCTTTGGCACCGGGCCAGACAGGCTGGATTCAAATTAAGTTCTTACCGGATTTCAACCCGGTATATGCATTCCCTGAGTATAGCCTCTAA
- a CDS encoding N-acetylmuramoyl-L-alanine amidase, translating into MAYEFNHYYEIQNVATGKYVNVLGNHEDGTVKNGETVNLFNRTNNPDQRWALENFGGNGNVRIVLQRGEGWYALNYNTRNTNCIVWHLNTADDTDTVITTVEVENRPNTYYLMLRDRSIYLTAVGTALKWSAYTGEEEQMFTILKPGTGSDGSDSGEVSNVPDSKLVTKFIPAYEGNYTKDRKAQGGTISEITIHHCASILTIDALGALWQREGRKGSSHYGVSETSIGQYVHENDVAWTNGNWEANCRAVTIETSNSAGAPDWPVSDTTFNTLVTLVADIARRNSLGKLVKGENLTWHSMYAATACPGPYLSNKLQELVDKANAINGF; encoded by the coding sequence ATGGCATACGAATTTAACCATTACTACGAGATTCAGAACGTAGCTACGGGTAAATACGTGAACGTCCTGGGCAATCACGAGGATGGTACCGTAAAAAACGGTGAAACGGTTAACCTTTTCAACCGCACGAACAACCCTGATCAGCGTTGGGCGTTGGAAAATTTCGGAGGCAATGGCAATGTCCGCATTGTTTTGCAGCGGGGCGAAGGCTGGTACGCGTTGAACTATAATACGCGAAACACCAATTGCATCGTTTGGCACCTGAATACCGCGGATGATACTGACACGGTTATTACTACCGTTGAGGTAGAAAATCGCCCCAATACTTATTATCTTATGCTGCGGGACCGCAGCATTTACCTGACGGCTGTTGGCACTGCCCTAAAATGGAGTGCCTATACGGGCGAAGAAGAACAGATGTTCACCATTTTGAAACCTGGCACCGGCAGTGATGGCAGTGATAGCGGAGAAGTCTCTAATGTTCCCGATTCGAAGCTGGTAACCAAATTTATTCCGGCTTACGAAGGAAATTACACGAAAGACCGCAAAGCACAGGGTGGGACTATTTCTGAAATCACAATTCACCATTGCGCAAGCATTTTGACCATTGACGCGCTGGGCGCACTGTGGCAGCGTGAAGGACGAAAGGGGTCTTCCCACTACGGTGTTTCTGAAACCAGCATCGGCCAGTATGTCCACGAGAATGATGTGGCCTGGACGAACGGTAACTGGGAGGCAAACTGCCGCGCAGTAACGATTGAAACCTCTAACAGCGCTGGTGCTCCAGATTGGCCCGTATCGGATACGACGTTCAATACTCTTGTAACGCTGGTTGCAGATATCGCCCGCCGCAACAGTCTGGGCAAATTAGTTAAAGGGGAAAACTTGACGTGGCACAGCATGTATGCCGCTACTGCCTGCCCCGGCCCCTACCTTTCCAACAAACTTCAGGAACTTGTTGATAAGGCCAATGCCATTAATGGATTTTAA
- a CDS encoding phage holin family protein, which translates to MQTDSVEKAAGVGAIGLWAAMHGWLGWLVVLYAACMMLDCLTGTAQAIKNGEWSSHKARQGLWHKGGSIIMVFVSVLTDILLGLTLNHISGLTLPFNYDMLLTPIVLFWYIVSELGSILENAEKMGASIPPLLKNAIEKMRDSDNDKHNTSI; encoded by the coding sequence ATGCAAACAGATTCTGTTGAAAAGGCTGCCGGTGTTGGTGCCATTGGCTTATGGGCTGCAATGCACGGCTGGCTTGGTTGGCTTGTTGTCTTGTATGCTGCCTGTATGATGCTGGATTGTCTGACCGGCACAGCACAAGCCATTAAAAATGGCGAATGGAGTTCCCATAAAGCCAGGCAAGGGTTGTGGCATAAAGGCGGAAGCATCATTATGGTTTTTGTCAGTGTCTTGACCGACATTTTGCTTGGATTAACGCTGAATCACATTTCAGGACTTACCCTTCCTTTTAATTATGACATGCTGCTTACGCCAATCGTCCTGTTTTGGTACATTGTATCCGAATTGGGGAGTATTCTGGAAAACGCAGAAAAGATGGGAGCATCGATTCCACCATTACTAAAAAACGCTATTGAGAAAATGCGTGACAGCGATAATGATAAACATAATACTTCCATATAA
- a CDS encoding M23 family metallopeptidase, producing MKDIKEKPTAHMPRSNATGEIPKAALKKAWTEAKEKSRTMLRESTSTQGDGDYTTAQDTSTVVTDTSYSAIKQNTDFTVQQGRKFARKQIEKYRERHAAEQTETTRAHTASERGVSPKQAGYDTLTDAEQRSRRGADLPRQRAKEKAVTAKTVPRDIRGVTQSQRQLRTAANETVWSITTQAQMQTRTRQVQLAIQKAASSTRKTAVAVRSAIRHFLVGLHSLVAAIAAGISVALSIIIVISLVAFVSGSAYGIFFAANAPNTDTITVQQAVETLTAEYRDRLEEISDTVQHDRQDITANDDVYYIRWQDVLAVFSSYVSGNEQGAPVAALTEEQVDKLRETMWAMNAVDCSTHPETTTIETTDEDGNPTTTEITETVLVIELTHKTPDEMAADYHFTTRQNTYLQLLQDPQYEELWAELLGGFEQGGGKLMNPDSTRIPTGTLQWPLPVAGTITSQFGHRVDPITGEVSSHTGTDIACAEGTPILAAADGIVTVANGLDSWGGSYGYYIQIDHGGGLETLYAHCSRICVTTGQQVQAGQVIGYVGHTGRATGSHLHLEVHVNGSRADAMSYFGT from the coding sequence ATGAAAGATATTAAAGAAAAGCCAACCGCGCATATGCCGAGAAGCAATGCAACCGGGGAAATCCCGAAAGCTGCGCTGAAAAAGGCGTGGACGGAGGCCAAGGAGAAAAGCCGAACCATGCTGCGAGAAAGCACTTCTACGCAGGGAGACGGTGATTATACCACTGCGCAAGATACCAGCACGGTGGTAACCGATACATCCTATTCGGCTATCAAACAAAACACCGATTTCACCGTACAGCAGGGCCGCAAGTTTGCCCGCAAGCAGATAGAAAAGTACCGAGAACGCCATGCCGCAGAACAAACCGAAACCACCCGCGCCCACACCGCCAGTGAGCGCGGTGTCAGCCCGAAACAGGCTGGGTACGACACGCTGACCGATGCAGAGCAGCGCTCGCGCCGTGGGGCGGATTTGCCCCGCCAGCGAGCAAAAGAAAAAGCCGTCACCGCCAAGACCGTGCCGCGCGATATTCGCGGTGTGACCCAAAGTCAGCGCCAACTGCGAACCGCCGCAAATGAAACTGTGTGGAGCATAACAACCCAAGCACAAATGCAGACCCGTACCCGTCAAGTGCAGCTTGCTATCCAGAAAGCCGCCAGCAGCACCCGCAAGACGGCTGTGGCGGTGCGCTCGGCAATACGGCATTTTCTTGTCGGCCTGCACAGTCTTGTCGCGGCCATTGCTGCAGGGATTAGCGTGGCACTCAGCATTATTATTGTCATCAGCCTTGTGGCCTTTGTGTCCGGCTCGGCCTATGGCATCTTTTTTGCCGCCAATGCGCCCAACACCGACACAATTACCGTGCAACAGGCAGTAGAAACACTGACAGCAGAATACCGCGACAGGCTGGAAGAAATCTCCGACACCGTACAGCATGACCGCCAAGACATTACAGCCAACGATGACGTGTACTACATTCGTTGGCAAGATGTCCTGGCGGTCTTTTCTTCGTATGTTTCAGGAAATGAACAAGGCGCACCCGTTGCGGCACTGACAGAGGAGCAGGTAGATAAACTGCGGGAAACTATGTGGGCGATGAATGCGGTGGATTGTTCCACCCACCCGGAGACTACCACAATAGAAACCACCGATGAGGACGGAAACCCGACCACCACAGAGATAACTGAAACCGTCCTTGTTATTGAGCTGACCCACAAAACACCCGATGAGATGGCGGCAGATTATCATTTCACCACCCGTCAGAACACCTATCTGCAACTTTTACAAGACCCGCAGTATGAGGAACTGTGGGCAGAATTGCTCGGCGGCTTTGAGCAGGGCGGGGGAAAACTTATGAACCCGGACAGCACCCGCATCCCGACAGGCACCCTGCAATGGCCGCTGCCAGTGGCGGGTACGATTACTTCTCAATTTGGTCACCGAGTGGATCCCATTACCGGCGAAGTCAGCTCCCACACCGGCACCGACATTGCCTGCGCCGAGGGTACGCCGATCCTCGCCGCTGCAGATGGCATCGTCACCGTTGCCAACGGTCTTGACAGTTGGGGCGGCAGCTACGGTTATTACATTCAAATCGACCACGGCGGCGGGCTGGAAACACTGTACGCCCACTGCTCCCGCATTTGTGTCACCACCGGCCAACAAGTGCAGGCCGGGCAGGTCATCGGCTATGTCGGCCACACTGGGCGAGCCACAGGCAGCCATCTGCACTTGGAGGTACATGTAAACGGAAGCAGGGCAGACGCAATGAGTTATTTCGGAACGTAA